The following coding sequences lie in one Maribacter forsetii DSM 18668 genomic window:
- the pgi gene encoding glucose-6-phosphate isomerase has protein sequence MALNKINPQQTDIWNKLTAHYEETKGEHLRSLFSSDAKRAEKFTLQWNDFLFDYSKNRISEETMQMLFKLADEVNLKGAIKDYFGGDLINETEGRAVLHTALRAKKDDVVLVDGENVMPEIYEVKEHIKEFTDSVINGDLKGYTGKAFTDVVNIGIGGSDLGPAMVTEALKFFKNHLSIHFVSNVDGDHVHEVLKTLDPETTLFVVVSKTFTTQETLSNATTIKKWFLNHGTQQDIAKHFAAVSTNSEKIAEFGIDAANVFPMWDWVGGRFSLWSAVGLTIALAVGYENFDALLEGANETDVHFKETDFSENIPVIMALVSVWYNNFYGAETEAIIPYAQYLSRFSAYLQQGIMESNGKSVDRAGNTVGYETGTIIWGEPGTNSQHAFFQLIHQGTKLIPTDFIGFKHSLHGDKDHHDKLMANYFAQTEALMNGKTKEEVVKELKEKDLSEAEIDKLAPFKVFAGNKPTNTILIDKLAPKSLGSLIALYEHKIFVQGIVWNIFSYDQWGVELGKQLAGTILNDIKNSDISDHDSSTLRLLQYFKK, from the coding sequence ATGGCACTAAATAAAATAAACCCACAGCAAACTGATATTTGGAATAAACTAACGGCACATTATGAAGAAACTAAAGGTGAGCATTTAAGAAGTTTGTTTTCTTCGGATGCAAAAAGAGCTGAAAAGTTTACGCTACAGTGGAATGATTTCTTGTTTGATTATTCAAAGAACAGAATCTCTGAAGAGACCATGCAAATGTTGTTCAAGTTAGCGGATGAGGTAAATTTAAAAGGTGCTATCAAAGATTATTTTGGTGGAGATTTAATTAACGAGACGGAAGGTAGAGCAGTACTTCATACTGCATTACGTGCTAAAAAAGATGATGTGGTTTTGGTTGATGGCGAAAATGTAATGCCAGAAATCTATGAAGTAAAAGAGCATATCAAAGAATTTACGGATTCGGTAATCAACGGAGATTTAAAAGGATATACGGGTAAAGCCTTTACAGATGTAGTTAACATAGGTATTGGTGGTTCAGATTTAGGACCGGCAATGGTGACCGAAGCTTTAAAATTTTTTAAGAATCATTTATCTATTCATTTTGTTAGTAATGTAGATGGTGATCATGTTCATGAAGTTTTAAAGACATTAGATCCTGAGACAACGCTGTTTGTGGTAGTTTCTAAAACCTTTACAACTCAAGAAACGTTGAGTAATGCCACTACTATTAAGAAGTGGTTTTTAAATCATGGAACGCAGCAAGATATTGCAAAGCATTTTGCCGCAGTATCTACGAATAGTGAGAAGATTGCTGAATTTGGTATTGATGCTGCAAACGTTTTCCCAATGTGGGATTGGGTAGGTGGTAGATTCTCATTATGGAGCGCAGTAGGTTTAACTATTGCCTTGGCTGTTGGTTATGAAAATTTCGATGCTTTGTTGGAAGGAGCCAATGAAACGGACGTCCATTTTAAGGAAACTGATTTTTCAGAGAACATACCTGTAATAATGGCTTTGGTTAGTGTTTGGTATAATAATTTTTATGGTGCAGAAACAGAAGCCATTATTCCTTATGCACAGTATTTAAGTAGATTCTCTGCTTATTTACAACAAGGTATCATGGAGAGTAATGGTAAGAGCGTAGATAGGGCTGGCAATACAGTTGGTTATGAAACAGGTACTATTATTTGGGGAGAACCGGGTACCAATTCTCAGCATGCTTTTTTTCAATTAATACATCAAGGTACTAAGTTGATACCTACAGATTTTATTGGTTTTAAACATTCCTTGCATGGAGATAAAGATCATCATGATAAGTTGATGGCAAATTATTTTGCCCAAACAGAGGCTTTAATGAATGGTAAAACCAAAGAAGAAGTTGTTAAAGAATTAAAAGAAAAAGATTTATCTGAAGCGGAAATTGATAAGCTTGCGCCGTTCAAGGTTTTTGCGGGTAATAAGCCTACAAATACTATTTTAATTGATAAACTTGCGCCAAAAAGCCTTGGCTCATTGATTGCATTGTACGAGCACAAAATATTTGTACAAGGTATAGTTTGGAATATCTTTAGTTATGACCAATGGGGTGTAGAACTTGGTAAACAGTTGGCCGGTACTATTCTTAACGATATTAAAAATTCAGATATTTCTGATCACGACAGTTCTACATTGCGACTTTTACAATATTTTAAGAAATAA